In a genomic window of Pseudomonas putida:
- a CDS encoding amidohydrolase — MKRFIPNLLMVAVSFASLEAMAATDLVLLNGKIFTADRSQPKVQALAVQDGKVLQVGSDAQIKALIGSGTKVIDLGGKTLMPGLIDSHSHAIFGGLEMVSANMEDEVVDLDELEKRLRAWRDDGKAKHGDVLSVAGMSSAYWAQAEALGKKFNSGEWASVPVVFTGSDHHTAWANDVMLKRAGVDAALIKSLPAAEDGTIGKLKDGSPNGFLVDAGWDRVASKIPAPSAADMLKAAQTAVRYNNSLGITAWMDPAANAAPGEPVFALKPTEKTVGVLPAYKALSQSGGMSAHVAALLVANPKSVPADLETLDKVRQQFLDVPNLTLPGIKIFADGVIEYPAQSAAMIDPYNNSHKQGELLIDPKHFGELVSAIDQRGWLVHIHAIGDRAVRESLNGIEQARKERQSGVTHSITHLQMVNPKEFARFKPLNVIASMQLLWASADDYTTDMIKPYVSAAAFRYQYPAHSLLKQGATIAGASDWPVSSPNPFNAMAQAITREGPLGVLNADERLDRETMFYAYTLNAARTIGLEKQIGSLSAGKQADFIVVDRDVFSVDNKALHDTQVLQTWFAGREVYAPTL; from the coding sequence ATGAAAAGATTCATCCCGAATCTGTTGATGGTCGCTGTGAGTTTTGCCTCATTGGAAGCCATGGCGGCCACGGACCTGGTGTTGTTAAACGGCAAGATTTTCACCGCCGACCGCAGCCAACCCAAGGTTCAAGCTCTGGCCGTTCAGGACGGCAAAGTGCTGCAAGTGGGCAGCGACGCGCAGATCAAGGCCTTGATCGGATCAGGCACCAAAGTCATTGATTTGGGCGGCAAGACCCTGATGCCCGGCCTGATCGACAGCCACTCCCACGCCATTTTCGGCGGACTGGAAATGGTCTCGGCGAACATGGAAGACGAGGTGGTCGACCTCGATGAACTGGAAAAACGCCTGCGCGCCTGGCGTGACGACGGCAAGGCGAAGCACGGCGATGTGTTGAGCGTGGCCGGCATGAGCTCGGCCTACTGGGCCCAGGCCGAGGCGTTGGGCAAGAAATTCAACAGCGGAGAATGGGCCAGCGTGCCGGTCGTCTTTACCGGCAGCGACCACCACACGGCCTGGGCCAACGACGTGATGCTCAAGCGCGCCGGTGTCGATGCCGCGCTGATCAAGTCTTTGCCGGCCGCTGAAGACGGCACCATTGGCAAGCTCAAGGACGGCAGCCCCAACGGCTTCCTGGTGGACGCCGGCTGGGACCGGGTCGCCTCGAAAATACCGGCGCCGAGTGCCGCCGACATGCTCAAGGCCGCGCAAACCGCCGTGCGCTACAACAACAGCCTGGGCATTACCGCGTGGATGGACCCGGCCGCCAACGCCGCGCCGGGCGAACCGGTGTTCGCCCTCAAGCCCACGGAAAAAACCGTCGGTGTGCTGCCCGCCTACAAGGCGCTGTCGCAAAGCGGCGGCATGAGCGCCCACGTTGCCGCGCTGCTGGTGGCCAATCCGAAAAGCGTGCCGGCCGATCTCGAGACCCTCGACAAGGTCCGCCAGCAGTTTCTGGACGTGCCCAACCTGACCCTGCCGGGGATCAAGATCTTCGCCGATGGGGTGATCGAATACCCGGCGCAGAGCGCGGCGATGATCGACCCTTACAACAACTCGCACAAACAGGGCGAACTGCTGATCGATCCCAAGCATTTCGGTGAGCTGGTCAGCGCCATCGATCAACGGGGCTGGCTGGTGCACATCCATGCCATCGGCGACCGGGCGGTGCGCGAGTCCCTGAACGGCATCGAACAGGCGCGCAAGGAGCGCCAGAGCGGTGTCACCCACTCCATCACCCACCTGCAAATGGTCAACCCGAAAGAGTTCGCCCGGTTCAAGCCGCTGAATGTCATCGCCTCGATGCAACTGCTCTGGGCCAGCGCCGACGACTACACCACGGACATGATCAAGCCTTACGTGAGCGCCGCAGCCTTCCGCTATCAATACCCGGCGCACTCGTTGCTCAAGCAAGGCGCGACCATCGCCGGGGCCAGCGATTGGCCAGTGTCTTCGCCCAATCCGTTCAACGCCATGGCTCAGGCCATCACCCGCGAAGGTCCATTGGGTGTGCTCAACGCCGATGAGCGTCTTGACCGTGAAACCATGTTCTACGCGTACACCCTCAACGCGGCCCGCACCATCGGCCTGGAGAAGCAGATCGGCTCGCTGAGCGCCGGCAAGCAGGCGGACTTCATCGTGGTCGATCGCGATGTGTTCAGCGTAGATAACAAGGCCCTGCACGACACCCAAGTGCTGCAAACCTGGTTCGCCGGTCGCGAAGTCTACGCACCCACCCTCTAG
- a CDS encoding ABC transporter ATP-binding protein — protein MSIFQQPEGRIDIRDLSISLGEGSAAFEAVQGLDCQIESGQFVCILGPSGCGKSTLLGALAGHLQPRTGSLKVDGAAVAGPSPQRGMVFQQHTLFPWRTVRDNVAFGLKMRGIGKAERHKAADVILALVGLEGFADRWPNQLSGGMQQRVEIARVLVNRPRLLLMDEPFGALDALTRLNMQELLLDIWTQIRTTVVFVTHDIDEALFLADRLLVMSPRPGRIIEDLRLDFPRPRTTELVTSHAFARLKRHCLELLRHEEGRQLPRLNPLGLPPENQLPRFAL, from the coding sequence ATGAGCATCTTTCAACAGCCTGAAGGGCGTATCGATATTCGCGACCTGTCGATCAGCCTGGGCGAGGGCAGTGCAGCCTTCGAAGCCGTGCAGGGCCTCGATTGCCAGATCGAATCGGGACAGTTCGTGTGCATTCTCGGGCCGTCCGGCTGCGGTAAATCCACTTTGCTCGGCGCGTTGGCCGGTCACCTGCAACCGCGCACCGGCAGCCTCAAGGTTGATGGTGCAGCGGTTGCCGGGCCTTCACCGCAACGAGGCATGGTGTTCCAGCAGCACACGCTGTTTCCCTGGCGCACGGTGCGCGACAACGTCGCCTTCGGTCTGAAAATGCGTGGCATCGGCAAGGCCGAACGGCACAAGGCGGCTGATGTAATCCTCGCGCTCGTGGGCCTCGAAGGCTTTGCGGATCGTTGGCCTAATCAGTTGTCCGGTGGCATGCAGCAGCGGGTGGAAATCGCCCGGGTGCTGGTCAACCGGCCACGGCTGTTGCTGATGGACGAGCCGTTCGGCGCCCTCGATGCCTTGACCCGCCTGAACATGCAGGAACTGTTGCTGGACATCTGGACGCAGATTCGCACCACCGTGGTGTTCGTTACCCACGACATCGACGAAGCCTTGTTCCTCGCCGATCGCCTGCTGGTCATGAGCCCGCGCCCCGGGCGGATCATCGAAGACCTGCGCCTGGATTTCCCCCGGCCCCGCACCACCGAACTGGTGACCAGCCACGCATTTGCCCGATTGAAGCGTCACTGCCTCGAACTGCTGCGTCACGAAGAGGGTCGGCAACTGCCGCGCCTGAACCCTCTCGGACTTCCCCCAGAAAACCAACTGCCGCGATTTGCCCTATGA
- a CDS encoding fumarate reductase/succinate dehydrogenase flavoprotein subunit codes for MTRNTVEQEYDIVVIGGGTAGPMAAIKAKEKNRDLRVLLIDKANVKRSGAISMGMDGLNNAIIPGHSTPEQYTKEITIANDGIVNQAAVYAYATHSFETIEQLDRWGVKFEKDETGDYAVKKVHHMGAYVLPMPEGHDIKKVLYRQLKRARVSITNRLVCTRLLKDEEGAVNGVMGFDCRTADFHVIKAKAVILACGAAGRLGLPSSGYLMGTYENPTNAGDGYAMAYHAGAELANLECFQINPLIKDYNGPACAYVTGPLGGYTANNKGERFIECDYWSGQMMWEFHQELESGNGPVFLKLDHLAEETIQNIEEILHSNERPSRGQFHANRGTDYRTQMVEMHISEIGFCSGHSASGVWVNEKAETSVKGLYSAGDMAAVPHNYMLGAFTYGWFAGNNAADFVTGRDFSALDAQQIETEKQRVYAPLDREHGLPPAQVEYKLRRFVNDYLQPPKVTKKMQIGLQRFSDIQRDLDQIKAHNAHELMRAMEVSMIRDCAEMAARASLFRAESRWGLYHYRVDHPQRNDSDWFCHCHLKKDENGAMTSFKKAVEPYIIPLDAEEMQAYDRLRVGAFAA; via the coding sequence ATGACACGCAACACCGTTGAACAGGAATACGACATCGTCGTCATCGGCGGCGGTACCGCAGGTCCCATGGCCGCGATCAAGGCCAAGGAGAAGAACCGCGACCTGCGGGTGCTGTTGATCGACAAGGCCAACGTCAAGCGCAGCGGCGCGATCAGCATGGGCATGGACGGCCTGAACAACGCGATCATTCCCGGCCACTCGACGCCCGAGCAGTACACCAAGGAAATCACCATCGCCAACGACGGCATCGTCAATCAGGCGGCGGTGTACGCCTATGCCACCCACAGCTTCGAGACGATCGAGCAACTGGACCGCTGGGGCGTGAAATTCGAGAAGGACGAGACTGGCGACTACGCGGTGAAAAAGGTCCACCACATGGGCGCCTATGTGCTGCCGATGCCCGAAGGCCATGACATCAAGAAAGTCCTGTACCGCCAGCTGAAGCGGGCACGGGTCAGCATTACCAATCGCCTGGTCTGCACCCGCTTGCTCAAGGATGAAGAGGGCGCGGTCAACGGCGTGATGGGCTTCGATTGCCGCACCGCCGATTTCCATGTGATCAAGGCCAAGGCGGTGATCCTCGCCTGCGGCGCCGCCGGGCGCTTGGGCCTGCCGTCCTCGGGTTATTTGATGGGCACCTACGAAAACCCGACCAACGCCGGCGACGGCTACGCCATGGCCTATCACGCCGGTGCCGAGCTGGCGAACCTGGAATGCTTCCAGATCAACCCGCTGATCAAGGATTACAACGGCCCGGCCTGCGCCTACGTCACCGGTCCCCTGGGCGGCTACACCGCCAACAACAAGGGCGAACGCTTCATCGAGTGCGACTACTGGAGCGGCCAGATGATGTGGGAGTTCCACCAGGAACTGGAAAGCGGCAACGGCCCGGTGTTCCTCAAGCTCGATCACCTGGCCGAGGAAACCATCCAGAACATCGAGGAGATTTTGCACAGCAACGAACGCCCCAGTCGTGGCCAGTTCCACGCCAATCGCGGCACCGACTACCGCACGCAGATGGTCGAGATGCACATCTCCGAAATCGGCTTTTGCAGCGGGCACTCGGCGTCCGGAGTGTGGGTCAACGAGAAGGCCGAGACCTCGGTCAAGGGTTTGTACTCAGCCGGTGACATGGCGGCGGTGCCGCACAACTACATGCTCGGTGCGTTCACCTATGGCTGGTTTGCCGGTAACAACGCGGCGGATTTTGTCACCGGGCGCGACTTCTCGGCGCTGGATGCGCAGCAGATCGAAACCGAAAAGCAGCGCGTCTACGCACCACTGGACCGCGAACACGGCCTGCCACCGGCCCAGGTCGAGTACAAGCTGCGCCGTTTTGTGAACGACTACCTGCAACCGCCGAAAGTGACCAAGAAGATGCAGATCGGCCTGCAACGCTTCAGTGACATCCAGCGCGATCTCGATCAGATCAAGGCTCACAACGCTCACGAACTGATGCGCGCCATGGAAGTGAGCATGATCCGCGACTGCGCGGAAATGGCCGCCCGCGCCTCGTTGTTCCGCGCCGAGAGCCGCTGGGGCCTGTACCACTATCGGGTCGACCATCCGCAGCGCAACGACAGCGACTGGTTCTGCCATTGCCACCTGAAGAAGGACGAAAACGGTGCGATGACCAGCTTCAAGAAAGCCGTCGAGCCTTACATCATCCCGCTCGATGCCGAAGAAATGCAGGCCTACGACCGGCTGCGTGTCGGCGCCTTTGCGGCCTGA
- a CDS encoding LysR family transcriptional regulator translates to MDKLGALKMFVVTAQLGSFSRAAEQLGKTPSALTKAVNHLEAELGARLFERSTRRILLTESGRLYLDTARQVLQRLDEAGEEIEQLQHGLRGDLKITAPLAYGQAFLDQVCGGFLEQFPQINLQVDLCDDFVNLLESGYDLALREGHDDLPGLIARVVGSNRLALCGSPEYLARKGLAVTPQTLDEHEWLLYRHPLLSREFWWAERDGQRLSLAQPRSPRLRSDNYDLLLANALAGRGLLHTPLWSAAPYLADGRLVRVMADYDIDPDSFGPHILAVYPSHRRATAKVLAFIDYIAGFLASPAL, encoded by the coding sequence ATGGACAAGTTGGGTGCACTGAAAATGTTCGTGGTCACGGCGCAACTGGGCAGCTTCAGTCGCGCCGCCGAGCAATTGGGCAAGACCCCGTCGGCCCTGACCAAGGCGGTCAATCACCTGGAGGCAGAGCTGGGCGCGCGGCTGTTCGAGCGCAGCACCCGGCGGATCTTGCTGACGGAATCCGGGCGGCTCTATCTGGACACCGCGCGTCAGGTGTTGCAGCGGCTGGACGAGGCGGGCGAGGAAATAGAGCAATTGCAGCACGGCCTGCGCGGCGACCTGAAAATCACCGCGCCGCTGGCCTACGGGCAGGCGTTTCTCGATCAGGTGTGTGGCGGTTTTCTCGAGCAGTTCCCGCAGATCAACCTGCAGGTGGACCTGTGCGACGACTTCGTCAACTTGCTGGAAAGTGGCTACGACCTGGCCTTGCGTGAGGGCCATGACGATTTGCCGGGGCTGATTGCCCGGGTGGTCGGCAGCAATCGCCTGGCGCTGTGTGGCAGCCCTGAGTATCTGGCGCGCAAGGGGCTGGCGGTCACCCCGCAGACCCTCGATGAGCACGAATGGCTGCTCTATCGTCATCCGCTGCTCAGCCGCGAATTCTGGTGGGCCGAGCGCGACGGCCAGCGCCTGAGCCTGGCGCAGCCCCGGTCGCCACGCTTGCGCAGCGACAATTACGATTTGCTGCTGGCCAACGCCCTGGCCGGGCGCGGGTTGCTGCATACCCCCTTGTGGAGTGCCGCGCCGTACCTGGCGGACGGGCGACTGGTGCGAGTGATGGCCGACTACGACATTGACCCGGACTCCTTCGGCCCGCACATCCTGGCGGTGTACCCCAGCCATCGACGGGCCACGGCCAAGGTGCTGGCGTTTATCGATTACATCGCAGGGTTTCTGGCATCCCCCGCCCTGTAG
- a CDS encoding TorF family putative porin codes for MKALPLLALTSLSLLPLCSQAVPLNDDFALLLDVTLASDYRTRGISQTQNDPAVQAGATLAHSSGLYLGAWSSNVDFGGGLKTRQEIDYYGGWLWQATEDVSLDLGYLRYAYPKESQFNQSEVYGILSVYGVKLGAYYSDDAPGIDSKQNSLYSYVGYETELPYGVGLKLRYGDMDFKDPHLYSSSGKAEDSYREWEVKLTHELAGVMLGLSYVDTDLSKSQCASNWGFDDVCSATVVASISKSF; via the coding sequence ATGAAAGCCTTGCCCCTGCTCGCCCTCACTTCTTTGAGCCTGTTGCCCCTGTGCAGCCAGGCCGTGCCCTTGAACGATGATTTCGCCCTGCTGCTGGACGTGACCCTGGCCAGCGACTACCGCACCCGCGGCATCTCGCAGACCCAGAACGATCCCGCCGTGCAGGCCGGTGCCACCCTCGCCCACAGCAGCGGCCTGTACCTGGGTGCATGGAGTTCCAACGTCGACTTCGGCGGCGGCCTGAAAACCCGCCAGGAAATCGATTACTACGGCGGTTGGCTGTGGCAAGCCACCGAGGATGTCAGCCTGGATCTGGGCTATCTCAGATACGCTTACCCGAAGGAGAGCCAGTTCAACCAGAGCGAGGTCTACGGCATTCTCAGCGTCTATGGCGTGAAGCTCGGGGCCTATTACTCCGACGATGCACCGGGCATCGACAGCAAGCAGAACTCGCTCTACAGCTACGTCGGTTACGAGACGGAATTGCCTTATGGCGTAGGCTTGAAACTGCGTTACGGCGACATGGACTTCAAGGACCCGCACCTGTATTCCAGCTCGGGCAAGGCCGAGGATTCGTACCGTGAGTGGGAGGTCAAGCTGACCCATGAACTGGCGGGTGTGATGCTGGGGTTGAGCTACGTCGATACCGATTTGTCGAAGAGCCAGTGCGCCAGTAACTGGGGCTTTGATGACGTATGCAGCGCGACCGTGGTGGCGAGCATCAGCAAATCCTTCTGA
- a CDS encoding ABC transporter substrate-binding protein, with protein MFLRTAIAGLVLASFTLSASAETIRIAIGTQDTTINCAAGGLLIRELGLLDKYLPHDGQYKDAEYDVQWKNFTSGAPLTNEMVAGKLDFGAMADFPGSFNGVAFEAAGKHSLFISVLSGSTKGSGNGIVVPSASGVQSLAELKGKTISVPFASTAHGMLLRAVAAQGWDPQKDVNIIAQPPEVAGSALQAGKIDAHADFVPFAELFPSRGFARKIFDGSQAGAPTFHGALVDQSYAKKYPEIVVAYLRASIEANQLLAAEPEKYSELIAKVTGVDAEVNYLFHGPLGVQTRDLTWKPEYRQAVGTAIDTLKLLKKADRGLDLNSFIDDRYIRAAFKASNLDYTAQLANYAQTPLKAVDASTGKAITDFSHVAEIWVRGEPKVRQYASAEAAFTALASLKQEGKNIRAVYAQASDSGIKLLADQAWFASDAKGRLSAFLLKGQAQQYASAQGGKVFDFNDATTQAVAVR; from the coding sequence ATGTTCTTGCGCACCGCTATCGCCGGTCTGGTACTGGCTTCCTTCACCCTGTCGGCCTCGGCCGAAACCATCCGCATCGCCATCGGCACCCAGGACACCACCATCAACTGCGCCGCCGGCGGCCTGTTGATCCGCGAACTGGGCCTGCTGGACAAATACCTGCCCCACGACGGCCAGTACAAGGACGCCGAGTACGACGTGCAGTGGAAGAACTTCACCAGCGGCGCGCCGCTGACCAACGAGATGGTCGCCGGCAAGCTCGACTTCGGTGCCATGGCCGACTTCCCCGGCTCGTTCAACGGTGTGGCGTTCGAAGCGGCGGGCAAGCACAGCCTGTTCATCAGCGTGCTGTCGGGCAGCACCAAGGGCAGCGGCAACGGTATCGTGGTGCCGAGCGCCTCGGGCGTGCAGTCGCTGGCGGAGTTGAAGGGCAAGACCATTTCCGTGCCGTTCGCGTCCACCGCCCACGGCATGTTGCTGCGGGCCGTGGCGGCCCAGGGCTGGGATCCGCAGAAAGACGTGAACATCATCGCCCAGCCGCCGGAGGTCGCAGGTTCCGCGTTGCAGGCCGGCAAGATCGACGCCCACGCCGACTTCGTACCCTTCGCCGAACTGTTCCCGAGCCGTGGTTTCGCGCGCAAGATCTTCGACGGCTCCCAGGCCGGCGCACCGACTTTCCACGGCGCGCTGGTCGACCAGAGTTACGCGAAAAAATACCCGGAAATCGTCGTCGCCTACCTGCGCGCCAGCATAGAGGCCAACCAGTTGCTCGCCGCCGAACCTGAGAAGTACAGCGAGCTGATCGCCAAGGTCACCGGGGTCGATGCCGAGGTCAACTACCTGTTCCACGGCCCGCTGGGCGTGCAGACCCGCGACCTGACCTGGAAACCGGAATACCGCCAGGCCGTCGGCACCGCCATCGACACCCTGAAGCTGCTGAAGAAAGCCGATCGCGGCCTCGACCTGAACAGCTTCATCGACGACCGGTACATCCGCGCCGCGTTCAAGGCCTCGAACCTGGACTACACGGCGCAGTTGGCCAACTACGCACAAACCCCGCTCAAGGCAGTAGATGCCTCGACCGGCAAAGCCATCACCGATTTCAGCCACGTGGCGGAAATCTGGGTGCGTGGCGAGCCGAAAGTCCGTCAATACGCCTCGGCAGAAGCAGCGTTCACCGCATTGGCCAGCCTCAAGCAGGAAGGCAAGAACATCCGTGCGGTGTATGCCCAGGCGAGCGACAGCGGGATCAAATTGCTGGCGGATCAGGCGTGGTTTGCCAGCGATGCGAAAGGGCGGCTCAGCGCGTTTCTGCTCAAGGGCCAGGCCCAGCAGTACGCGTCGGCCCAAGGCGGCAAGGTGTTCGACTTCAACGATGCCACCACCCAGGCCGTGGCCGTTCGCTAA
- a CDS encoding DUF971 domain-containing protein yields the protein MNPLAVGNSRSQRQLHLQWPDGREQVLGHAELRRQCPCSQCRAFRLRRMNPLVDDRIQVIGLSSQGYGLQLVFSDGHERGIFPWTYLSALT from the coding sequence ATGAACCCGCTGGCGGTGGGCAATTCCCGCAGCCAACGGCAACTGCACCTGCAATGGCCGGATGGCCGCGAGCAGGTGCTGGGGCATGCCGAGTTGCGTCGGCAGTGCCCGTGTTCGCAGTGTCGAGCGTTTCGGTTGCGGAGGATGAACCCATTAGTCGATGACCGCATTCAGGTGATCGGACTGAGTTCGCAGGGATACGGATTGCAACTGGTGTTCAGCGATGGCCATGAACGCGGGATCTTCCCGTGGACCTACCTCTCTGCCCTCACATGA
- the lexA gene encoding transcriptional repressor LexA, protein MYSMTTLTPRRTAILTFIRERIAEHGQSPSLAEISEAFGFASRSVARKHVLALTEAGFIEVNPHQARGIRLLGQPPRPELLDIPVLGRVAAGAPIGADAEVHSRLLLDPSIFSRVPDYMLRVRGDSMIEDGILDGDLVGVHRSPEAINGQIVVARLDGEVTIKRFERVGDTVRLLPRNPAYRPIIVEADRDLAIEGVFCGLVRQG, encoded by the coding sequence ATGTACTCCATGACGACTCTCACTCCCCGCCGTACCGCCATCCTGACCTTCATCCGCGAGCGTATCGCCGAGCACGGTCAGTCCCCGAGCCTCGCTGAAATCAGCGAGGCCTTCGGTTTTGCCTCCCGCAGCGTGGCGCGCAAGCATGTGCTGGCGCTGACCGAAGCCGGGTTCATCGAGGTCAATCCGCATCAGGCCCGGGGCATTCGCCTGCTCGGCCAGCCGCCGCGCCCCGAACTGCTGGACATCCCCGTCCTTGGCCGGGTCGCGGCGGGTGCGCCCATCGGTGCCGATGCCGAGGTCCACAGCCGTCTGCTGCTCGATCCGTCGATTTTTTCCCGGGTGCCGGACTACATGCTGCGGGTTCGTGGCGACTCGATGATCGAGGACGGCATTCTCGATGGCGATCTGGTGGGCGTGCACCGTAGCCCCGAGGCCATCAATGGCCAGATCGTCGTGGCGCGCCTGGACGGTGAAGTGACCATCAAGCGTTTCGAACGGGTCGGCGACACGGTCCGCCTGCTGCCGCGCAACCCGGCGTACCGGCCGATCATCGTCGAAGCCGACCGGGACCTGGCCATCGAAGGGGTGTTCTGCGGCCTGGTGAGGCAAGGTTGA
- a CDS encoding HEAT repeat domain-containing protein, which yields MTSLFDVTDNHDILALQPRLTDEDAGVRRIALIELADLEEPDGLLWLVNRLAEDPNEEVRAEAARLLEAWEDMPVVEALCQALTDPAEAVRAAAAQSLSLLKSTAAGRVILPWTGHADTGVRIAAFRALRELRFAEAAPSALSALGDKDANVRREAVGVLGWLKQLDALPALARLASNDPDTEVRRAAAGALGLASDAQVLPALRRALQDQAWQVREEAATTLGKVGHTDAGPALIEALGDDYWQVRLRATRSLGRLRFTPALDPLIETLGHRISNLRKEAALALGELNDKGAIAPLLAAQDDGDPEVRKAVRIALSQLQ from the coding sequence ATGACTTCTCTATTCGATGTAACCGATAACCACGACATTCTCGCCCTGCAACCTCGCCTGACCGATGAGGATGCCGGCGTGCGCCGCATTGCCCTGATCGAACTGGCGGATCTTGAAGAACCCGATGGCCTGCTGTGGCTGGTCAATCGACTGGCCGAGGACCCGAACGAAGAGGTCCGCGCCGAAGCCGCGCGGTTGCTGGAAGCCTGGGAGGACATGCCAGTGGTCGAGGCGCTGTGCCAGGCCCTGACCGATCCTGCTGAAGCGGTGCGGGCCGCCGCTGCGCAAAGTCTCAGCCTGCTCAAGAGCACAGCCGCGGGGAGGGTGATTCTGCCGTGGACCGGGCATGCCGATACCGGCGTGCGCATCGCTGCCTTCAGGGCCTTGCGTGAACTGCGTTTTGCCGAGGCGGCGCCGTCAGCTTTGTCGGCACTAGGCGACAAGGATGCCAACGTTCGGCGTGAGGCGGTCGGTGTGTTGGGCTGGCTCAAACAGCTCGATGCCTTGCCGGCCCTGGCCCGGTTGGCCAGCAATGACCCGGACACCGAGGTCCGTCGTGCCGCCGCCGGGGCCTTGGGCCTGGCCTCTGATGCGCAGGTGCTGCCGGCATTGCGTCGGGCCTTGCAGGATCAGGCCTGGCAAGTGCGCGAAGAGGCCGCCACAACGTTGGGCAAGGTCGGTCACACCGATGCCGGTCCGGCGCTGATCGAAGCCCTCGGCGACGACTACTGGCAAGTGCGCCTGCGCGCCACCCGCAGCCTCGGTCGCCTGCGCTTCACACCGGCCCTCGACCCACTGATCGAAACCCTTGGCCATCGCATCAGCAACCTGCGCAAGGAAGCCGCCCTGGCCCTGGGCGAGTTGAACGACAAGGGCGCCATCGCACCGTTGCTGGCCGCCCAGGACGACGGCGACCCGGAAGTGCGCAAGGCCGTGCGCATCGCCTTGAGTCAACTGCAATGA
- a CDS encoding 4Fe-4S dicluster domain-containing protein: protein MAYQPQEIFFRSNAPVTVDEDLCIAHKGCTVCVDVCPMDLLAINPATQKAYMAFDECWYCMPCEKDCPTGAVKVDIPYLLR from the coding sequence ATGGCCTATCAACCCCAGGAAATCTTCTTCCGCTCCAACGCGCCGGTCACGGTCGACGAGGACCTTTGCATCGCCCACAAAGGCTGCACCGTGTGCGTCGACGTCTGCCCGATGGACCTGCTGGCGATCAACCCGGCCACGCAAAAGGCCTACATGGCGTTCGATGAATGCTGGTATTGCATGCCCTGTGAAAAGGATTGCCCGACGGGGGCGGTGAAAGTCGACATCCCATATTTATTGCGCTGA
- a CDS encoding ABC transporter permease, with translation MYGSFNRWLPRAISLLLCLLFWQLAANHHWNLGLVTFANVPTPLAVIEAALGLGDSGKLLQHLSSSLGRVFAGYLAALVIGIALGLAIGRSKWAEDLLLPPLEVLRPIPAVAWIPLAILMFPSSELSMVFITFTGALFPILLNTVHGVEGVDPRLIASAKSLGAGRRAMLLEVILPGAAPSIITGLAIGKGTSWFCLVTAEMISGQFGIGYYTWESYTIQNYPDIVVGMLLIGVLGMGSSLLIKRLGGLFTPWHRPRGKA, from the coding sequence GTGTACGGATCATTTAATCGCTGGCTCCCCCGAGCCATTTCACTGCTGCTCTGCCTGCTGTTCTGGCAACTCGCCGCCAACCACCACTGGAACCTGGGCCTGGTGACCTTCGCCAACGTGCCAACCCCGCTGGCCGTCATCGAAGCGGCGCTGGGCCTGGGCGACTCCGGCAAGCTGCTCCAGCACTTGAGCAGCAGCCTCGGTCGGGTGTTCGCCGGTTACCTCGCGGCGCTGGTCATTGGCATCGCCCTGGGCCTGGCCATCGGCCGCTCGAAATGGGCCGAAGACCTGTTGCTGCCGCCACTGGAAGTGCTGCGTCCGATCCCGGCCGTGGCCTGGATTCCGCTGGCGATCCTGATGTTCCCCTCGTCGGAGTTGTCGATGGTGTTCATCACCTTCACCGGCGCCTTGTTCCCGATTCTGCTCAACACCGTACACGGCGTCGAAGGCGTCGACCCACGGCTGATCGCCTCGGCGAAAAGCCTTGGGGCAGGGCGTCGGGCGATGTTGCTGGAAGTGATTTTGCCCGGCGCCGCGCCGAGCATCATCACCGGCCTGGCCATCGGCAAGGGCACCTCATGGTTCTGCCTGGTCACGGCGGAAATGATCTCCGGCCAGTTCGGCATCGGTTACTACACCTGGGAGTCCTACACCATCCAGAACTACCCCGACATCGTGGTCGGCATGTTGCTGATCGGTGTTCTAGGCATGGGCAGCAGCCTGCTGATCAAACGCCTGGGCGGGTTGTTCACGCCCTGGCACCGACCACGAGGTAAAGCCTGA